Proteins encoded in a region of the Cytobacillus pseudoceanisediminis genome:
- a CDS encoding bifunctional metallophosphatase/5'-nucleotidase, producing the protein MKLPIKVLSTVALSAALAISTAVPAGLVSANESPAADFTLSLMHTNDSHANMDSAAKKVTAVKEAREANPDALLVDAGDVFSGTLYFNKFLGQADLEFMNLMGYDIMTFGNHEFDLGSSAEGHKALADFVKGAQFPFVSSNVDFSKDANLQGLFSDVISSEPANGKIYNGIIKEVNGEKVGFFGLTTAETASISSPGDVTFKDYIEEAEKAVKAFEGMGINKIVAVTHIGYDDNPNVDNDLTLAAQVDGIDVIVGGHSHTQLNEPVVVAADETGAAKDPTVIVQAGQYNNYLGTLDVQFDEAGTVVGQAGELVKISDKADDPEAAVLLEKYSSQIQELKNTEIGAETVTALENPRTSGDSTGPSVRKNETALGNLITDGMLAKAKQYNSNVTMALQNGGGIRAGIDAGPITVGEVITVLPFGNTLATMELTGAELKEAFEISMGQYPAENGGFLHVSGAKVEFDSTKPAGERIVSIAYKNDQGTYTEIQDKQTYTIATNAFTAKGGDGYTVFAKAYQEGRVTDLGLSDWENFAEHLSSLGTITPAVEGRIVDVDSLPPVTELDFEKKYNFTDDKKKKLVVNKVSFINVEESAEIKNGIWLKNSAVLQGKGLKNVSVRVTPKKEPIIVDFSGAEVKEVIVEKSDLVELRGAENVKKISYRK; encoded by the coding sequence ATGAAATTGCCTATTAAAGTATTATCAACAGTAGCCTTATCAGCAGCATTAGCCATCTCTACAGCCGTTCCGGCAGGTTTGGTTTCAGCAAATGAATCACCAGCTGCAGATTTTACACTTTCCTTAATGCATACCAATGATTCACACGCCAATATGGACAGCGCCGCTAAAAAAGTGACGGCTGTAAAGGAAGCAAGAGAAGCAAATCCGGACGCCTTGCTTGTTGATGCAGGAGATGTTTTTTCCGGAACATTGTATTTTAATAAATTCCTTGGACAAGCTGACCTGGAATTCATGAATCTGATGGGCTATGATATTATGACTTTCGGAAATCATGAGTTCGACTTGGGTTCAAGCGCAGAAGGGCACAAAGCACTGGCGGACTTTGTAAAAGGTGCACAATTCCCATTTGTCAGTTCGAACGTAGATTTTTCTAAGGATGCAAACCTGCAGGGATTATTCAGTGATGTGATATCAAGCGAACCTGCTAATGGAAAAATATATAATGGCATCATCAAAGAAGTTAATGGAGAAAAAGTAGGGTTTTTTGGTTTGACTACAGCTGAGACGGCGAGTATTTCCAGTCCTGGTGATGTTACATTCAAGGACTATATCGAAGAAGCAGAAAAAGCAGTAAAAGCATTTGAGGGTATGGGAATCAATAAAATTGTGGCTGTAACTCATATTGGTTATGATGATAATCCGAATGTGGATAATGATTTAACTTTGGCTGCACAGGTAGATGGGATTGATGTGATTGTGGGAGGACACAGCCATACGCAATTAAATGAGCCAGTGGTTGTGGCAGCTGATGAAACAGGAGCAGCAAAGGACCCTACTGTCATTGTTCAAGCCGGCCAGTACAATAATTATCTCGGAACACTGGATGTACAATTTGATGAGGCCGGAACAGTAGTTGGGCAAGCTGGAGAGCTTGTTAAAATATCGGATAAAGCAGACGATCCTGAAGCTGCAGTGCTTCTTGAAAAATACTCCTCACAAATACAGGAATTAAAGAACACTGAAATTGGCGCAGAAACCGTGACTGCACTCGAGAATCCGCGGACAAGCGGAGACAGCACAGGGCCAAGTGTACGGAAAAATGAAACAGCGCTAGGCAACCTAATTACAGACGGCATGCTTGCAAAAGCCAAGCAGTATAACAGCAATGTCACCATGGCTCTTCAAAATGGAGGCGGTATTCGTGCAGGGATTGACGCAGGACCAATCACTGTTGGAGAAGTGATAACTGTTCTCCCATTTGGCAACACATTAGCAACTATGGAGCTGACGGGAGCTGAACTGAAGGAGGCTTTTGAAATCAGTATGGGTCAGTATCCGGCAGAAAACGGCGGCTTCCTGCATGTGTCCGGTGCAAAAGTAGAATTTGACTCCACAAAGCCTGCCGGTGAGCGAATCGTTTCGATCGCTTATAAAAATGATCAGGGCACATACACAGAAATCCAGGATAAGCAAACATACACAATCGCTACCAATGCTTTCACAGCCAAAGGCGGAGATGGTTATACAGTTTTCGCAAAAGCATACCAGGAGGGACGGGTAACAGATCTTGGACTTTCCGATTGGGAAAACTTTGCCGAACACCTATCCAGCCTGGGTACTATCACACCAGCAGTGGAGGGCAGAATTGTAGATGTTGACAGTCTGCCGCCAGTAACAGAGCTGGATTTTGAAAAGAAATATAATTTTACTGATGATAAAAAGAAGAAGCTAGTAGTGAACAAGGTTTCTTTTATTAATGTAGAAGAATCCGCAGAAATCAAAAACGGCATCTGGCTCAAAAACTCTGCTGTATTGCAGGGCAAAGGACTTAAGAACGTGAGTGTCCGTGTAACACCAAAGAAAGAGCCGATCATCGTAGACTTTAGCGGTGCAGAAGTGAAAGAAGTCATTGTTGAGAAAAGCGATTTAGTAGAGCTTAGAGGGGCAGAAAACGTTAAAAAGATTAGTTATCGTAAGTAA